A part of Miscanthus floridulus cultivar M001 chromosome 6, ASM1932011v1, whole genome shotgun sequence genomic DNA contains:
- the LOC136457948 gene encoding vacuolar protein sorting-associated protein 60.1-like — MKKIFGAKKDKGPPPSIQDATERINKRGETVDEKIKKLDEGLARYKEQIRKTRPGPSQEAIKARAIRLLKHKRMYEEQRNMLYNQTYNLDQVAFAADGLKDAQQTMNAMKAANKELKGMMKTVKIDEIDNMQDEMTDLMDVSNEIQETLGRSYNIPDDVDEEELMGELDALESDMEFESAAVPSYLQPESDFDADLNLPAAPTCPAAVPAGGLQEDDLGLPAVPRASIRS; from the exons ATGAAGAAGATCTTCGGCGCCAAGAAGGACAAGGGGCCGCCCCCCTCCATCCAGGACGCCACCGAGCGA ATAAACAAGCGGGGCGAGACGGTGGACGAGAAGATCAAGAAGCTGGACGAGGGGCTAGCCAGGTACAAGGAGCAGATCCGCAAGACCCGCCCCGGCCCGTCCCAGGAAGCTATCAAGGCGCGAGCCATCCGACTCCTCAAGCACAAGCGCAT GTACGAGGAGCAGCGCAACATGTTGTACAACCAAACCTACAATCTCGACCAAGTTGCCTTTGCTGCCGATGGCCTCAAGGACGCTCAGCAGACT ATGAATGCAATGAAGGCAGCAAACAAAGAGCTCAAGGGAATGATGAAAACCGTCAAAATTGATgaaattgat AATATGCAAGATGAAATGACAGATCTGATGGACGTGAGCAATGAGATACAAGAAACTCTTGGTAGAAGCTACAACATCCCTGATGACGTTGATGAGGAAGAACTGATGGGGG AGCTAGATGCTTTGGAGTCTGATATGGAGTTTGAGTCAGCTGCAGTCCCCTCATATCTTCAACCAGAATCTGATTTTGATGCTGACCTCAACTTACCTGCTGCACCAACTTGCCCTGCAGCAGTCCCAGCAGGCGGGCTGCAG GAGGATGACCTAGGATTGCCAGCGGTGCCTCGAGCATCAATTCGCAGTTAG
- the LOC136457949 gene encoding light-regulated protein, chloroplastic-like, translating to MQAAATAVRFSAVLPTKARPAARSTVVARVPATRRSVRAAAAAAVVAEPAQVDYSSSFSVFPMEACDLLGGDACIGQMYPEAKLAAAAPEASRRVDGVERDYLSYDDPKTVFPGEACDHLGGEFCEAPYLDGVSRELAHARRLKT from the exons ATGCAGGCCGCCGCTACTGCCGTCAGGTTCTCGGCCGTGCTGCCCACCAAGGCCCGGCCGGCAGCGAGGAGCACGGTGGTGGCTCGTGTCCCTGCCACAAGGAGGAGCGTCcgtgcggccgccgccgccgccgtcgtggcGGAGCCTGCGCAGGTCGACTACAGCTCGAGCTTCTC GGTGTTCCCGATGGAGGCCTGCGACCTGCTCGGCGGCGACGCGTGCATCGGGCAGATGTACCCGGAGGCCAAGCTCGCCGCGGCAGCGCCGGAGGCGAGCAGGAGGGTGGACGGGGTGGAGAGGGATTACCTGTCCTACGACGATCCAAAAAC GGTGTTCCCGGGCGAGGCGTGCGACCACCTCGGCGGCGAGTTCTGCGAGGCGCCGTACCTTGACGGCGTCTCCAGGGAGCTCGCGCACGCCCGAAGGCTGAAGACCTGA
- the LOC136457950 gene encoding F-box/FBD/LRR-repeat protein At1g13570-like — MDEEHPFVLGVSVRNMEANLQRSLQSNGVDVADPLMMAAAMMLMFAYDATPDPPVSPDAPLASAVAARAPADGVDRISRLPDVLLRSVVSRLPAKDAALASRWRGLWCSVPLTLVDAHILPRWISADRMILALAASRVLDAHPGPFRCVHLSRCHMASHQTKIERWLKLLAGKGVQELVFINRPWPIDHPLPRALFGCTSVTRLHLGLCRVPSTVGLPRATRFPHLQELVLSTVVIEDRYLHFLIDRSPALEVLTVITSQAGTRVRLVSRSLRCVQVGMSTFVDITVVDTPRLERLFVSMLSPSARDRCSRIKIGHAPNLLVLGYWQPGLELETGNTILKVGAKMSPNTMVPSIKILAFEVGFEVRNKVKMVPCFLKCFPNVETLHVFSRNDAPSGKVDPKFWHEAGYIDCVQRHVKKFIFQEFRGKRSELAFLKFIAERAQVLEKMVVMVASKCFSSADGVNAKLKPLTSAIWASKDCKLIVFKSPSSFGTSPPWASQIASNFSCRDPFDLLTFNAEFNSGASVLQHSLTL; from the exons ATGGACGAGGAGCACCCGTTTGTCCTGGGTGTCAGCGTGAGAAACATGGAGGCCAACCTGCAGCGCAGCCTGCAGAGCAACGGCGTGGACGTCGCCGATCCGTTGATGATGGCCGCGGCCATGATGCTCATGTTTGCGTACGACGCCACCCCCGACCCACCCGTGTCTCCCGACGCGCCcctcgcctccgccgtcgccgcgcGAGCCCCAGCCGACGGCGTCGACCGCATCAGCCGCCTCCCCGACGTGCTACTCAGGAGCGTCGTGTCGCGCCTCCCCGCCAAGGACGCCGCGCTCGCCTCGCGCTGGCGCGGGCTCTGGTGCTCCGTGCCGCTCACCCTCGTCGACGCCCACATCCTCCCGCGCTGGATCTCGGCCGACCGTATGATCCTCGCCCTCGCGGCGTCCCGCGTCCTGGACGCGCACCCGGGCCCCTTCCGCTGCGTCCACCTCTCCCGCTGCCACATGGCGTCGCACCAGACCAAGATCGAGCGCTGGCTGAAGCTCCTCGCCGGCAAGGGCGTCCAAGAGCTCGTCTTTATCAACCGCCCGTGGCCGATCGACCACCCTCTCCCACGCGCGCTCTTCGGCTGCACCTCCGTCACCCGCCTGCACCTCGGCCTCTGCAGGGTCCCCAGCACCGTCGGGCTCCCGCGCGCCACACGCTTCCCCCACCTCCAGGAGCTTGTCCTCAGCACGGTCGTCATCGAGGACCGATACCTCCACTTCCTGATCGACCGGAGCCCCGCCCTGGAGGTCCTCACCGTCATCACAAGCCAGGCCGGGACTCGAGTCCGGCTGGTCAGCCGCAGCCTGCGGTGCGTGCAGGTGGGCATGTCTACCTTCGTGGACATCACTGTGGTGGACACTCCTCGTCTGGAGAGGCTCTTTGTGTCGATGTTATCACCTTCCGCGCGGGACAGATGCTCAAGGATCAAGATTGGCCATGCACCCAACCTGCTCGTGCTGGGATATTGGCAGCCGGGACTCGAACTGGAGACTGGCAACACCATCCTCAAG GTGGGTGCTAAAATGAGCCCAAACACCATGGTTCCAAGCATCAAGATCTTGGCTTTTGAGGTGGGATTTGAAGTCCGCAATAAAGTCAAAATGGTGCCTTGCTTCCTGAAATGCTTTCCCAACGTTGAGACGCTCCATGTCTTT TCACGGAATGATGCCCCCAGTGGCAAGGTTGATCCCAAGTTCTGGCATGAGGCTGGCTATATTGATTGCGTCCAGAGGCATGTGAAGAAATTTATCTTCCAAGAGTTTCGGGGCAAGAGAAGTGAGCTAGCGTTCCTCAAGTTCATTGCAGAGAGAGCGCAGGTCCTGGAGAAGATGGTGGTCATGGTGGCGTCTAAATGTTTCTCTTCAGCAGATGGTGTCAATGCCAAGCTGAAGCCTCTGACTTCTGCAATATGGGCCAGTAAAGACTGTAAACTGATTGTCTTCAAGAGTCCATCCTCTTTTGGGACATCCCCACCTTGGGCTTCCCAAATAGCATCTAATTTTTCATGTAGGGACCCTTTTGATCTTCTGACCTTTAATGCTGAATTCAACAGTGGTGCCTCTGTGCTTCAACATTCCTTGACTCTCTGA